Genomic window (Drosophila sulfurigaster albostrigata strain 15112-1811.04 chromosome 2R, ASM2355843v2, whole genome shotgun sequence):
TCTGGGGAATTCGTGTATTCCGTGTAAGAGATTTAATAGGCGAAATAAAATCAggattatatatgtttttatgcagatgcatatgttgatatacacaaaaaaatataattatgtatttattatacatatatataattttggagttaaattttggttaatgaaaaaaaaataaatataaaaaaattaaatatcaaaaatacttgatatatcgatatttttgggtgataaatatttttatcaatttgatatatttttgaaaaacgaTATATCACTGATAcgatatttatacccgctacccatagggtagaagggtattataactttgtgccggcaggaaatgtatgtaacaggtagaaggaggcatctccgaccctataaagtatatatattcttgatcagcgtcaacagccgagacgatatagccatgtccgtctgtccgtctgtgtgtctgtccgtccgtccgtatgaacacctagatctcagagactataagagatagagctatatttttttttcgacaacatttgttatgttttcacgcagatcaagtttgtttcaaatttttgccacgcccccttccgcccccgaaaatcaaaaaaatcgaataacaagcgtaattttaaagctagggttacgaattttggtatatacaataaatactatagtagttatgattgcTGAAattttggttgcgatcagataaaaattgtcgaagttattaaataaattattttgtatgggcaaaaacgcctacttactgggggtcttagttactttgtctgacaatctggtatattgtgccgtctatggtatattttgaatgcggtactatatagatataccacatataccatttggtatattttttagtatttttgcaatatatttggtatattttgagaaatatatcgcaaaatataatgcttttattcaaaatgggtagcgggtatctcacagtcgagtacactcgactgtagctttcttacttgtttttaaatatcatgCAACCCTAATAATAATGAACTGAGtgtaggaaatgtatgtaacaggaagAAAGAGACATCTCCGATTCcataaatgatatatatacatagatatattcttgatcagcatggAGGACGATATAGCCGTCTGTCTTAGGAACACCTAAATCTCAGGTACTGTAGGACTAAAATCTCTCAAGCTTAGGCTTAGGTTGTAATTTAATTGGTTTTGTCTGTCGCAATTTGAGAATTGTAGATCTGGTCAGTCAAATTTCATAGGTATCTTTTCTAACAACTTTTACATGGGGGACACTTTCACTATTTTGttaatagtataataattgCTTACGAGAGGTGAGTGGACACAGTAGCgtgtgaaataaaatatattcaaaccCAACAGCTGCACCCGATTAAatcatcaataattttttgaataacTTCTAAGTTATTTACAATTATGTAGATTCATCAGTAAATTATAtgagaatttgaatttttcgaTACTTCGTGCAAAGGATTGTAAGGTGATATAGAGAGCAATATAttgtataacaaaaaatattaaaataatatacatatgtatgtagttataACTAAATTGAAACGTTTGCTTGTGTTGTTTTAAAGACGACtaatttgtatacccgctatccatagggtagaaaggtattataactttgtgcagaaggaggcatctccgacactataaagtatataagaTGACAATTAGATGTTtgagttattttatttattgtagagttaatttttattttcataaactcGTTACAATATTACTTTTAGTTGTAGTgtaaattttaagtattttgatatttgtaaAAGACCAGGCCGAAGTGCCGtgatcaataaaaaattaaacgatGGGACAGCTGAACCGTTTCGTTGCAGGCAAGACcgaattaaaaactaaattgataaacaatatttattcttAAGCTAAACCCAAAAGAAATACTTGCAGTGTAAGCATCACGCCACCAAGTAGCAATCGGCAAGCCGACTCAGCATAATAGCGGGCAATAACCGCATGCTATGTTGCATGATAATGAATCAAATAAATGACTAATAtgttaacatatgtatatttttgatcagcgtcaatagccgcgacaatatagccatgtccgtgtGTCCGTTTGTATAAACATCTATAACTCTAgagatattcaaattttttcgacaatacttgttatgtttgcacccAGATCAGGGTGTTGCGAATTTTGCCACcgaaaatcgaataacaatcgtaatttttAATCTAGTCATGATACATACTATAATATAGTCTtcatgattcctaaaaatatGGCTGCAATCAGATAACAATTAAAGAAACACTTATGTATGTAAGGACAAGTACGCCAAATTATTACgggttgctttgactgacaatctggtaagTTTTGTaatcaatggtatattttgagtggagtacaataaaaatatactaaatatagcatatatatttattttatagtaacCTGCCCATATACCTTTTGTCTGTTATATATCTTCTTTAAAAggaattttgaataataaaaaagaacaatTTAGGTTTGTTACACggttattgcatttattaagaTAATATATTCAGTGTTTATGTTACCACACTTTATTCTTCAAACTTGGGAGCTGCGCTCTCGGTTTTGGAATAATCCCTAATGGGAGAATaaaactgcaataaaaatacaaatcaaataaaatttaattttttttttttagaattgaAAATTACCTTATACtgcttgtttttatattcttgcCATGGTTCTGGATTTGAAGTGCGGTTCCATGTAACATCTGGGTTTCTGGTAGCAAGACGAGTCATATAATAAACGGCGCCTACGGCTCCAGCAGCAACGCAAACATACAGCGGAATCAGCTAAagtccaaaaataaaacaaaaatattacttatctgcatttaaaatttaaatttggttgCATAACAAGACAGAAATGAAATGATACATACCGCCGGATTTTTTTTAAGACTCTGCAATCCTAATCCTTGCATtctgaaataaaaagaaacacatTAATATACAGATagcttattataaaatatttaaaatctcaATCGCATATACTTTAAAACTTCAAATTGCTTAAACCAAGAACTCTCAATAactaaatagaaaattttagAGATGTGCAAAAACATTACAGCATTAGttcgattttatttcatttcaactaATCATTAATACCGATGAATCGTAATTATTAGTTATACACATACTTCAAAAAAGCAACGTCAACTCCGCAACTTTAGCGTCACATATCGATACAAAAATATCGgataaaacaaacattttatttttgcctaTTTACGTGATATTTagtcttaaattaaaaaaagtttaaatgcaaCACAATAGAaaacttaattattaaatCTATGTTTGTCACATTGCATACAGTATTTATGCACTAAATCGGGAATGAAAAATTTGgggtttttaaaaatatgtaccTTTGGTTCATTTCGCAGGTTCATCGAGTAACTGGAACCAGTGCCGAACCAGTCAGGCCAGAGACAACTTATAGCCAATTTCCACTGCATCCAAAACCtctgttttctttgttttttttcgttcaaGCCGAATGTTACGTTCGCCCCATGTAAAAATCCATATGAAAAGTCGGTTTTTCTACGTTCGCGAGCTACGTAGAAATAGCGAACGCACTTTTTGTGTAATTACGCGATATTTTATCGATATGACAACGAAAAAGAGCTCACCACTAAACAAACAGCTGACATTTAAGTGCGCCAaggtatgaaaatagaaaaataaaaattttatttttcgttataaaacaaattttttatattttagatgagCCAAAAAACTCACATGCCGTTAATATCGTGGAGTGGCATCCACGAGGCTTTGTTGTTCGAGTTATGGgagttttcaaaaaaaaattcggTGTTTCCAGGAATATCGCGCTCCCAAAAACACCCATGCCGTtgctaaaaagtaaatgtgttaatgtaaatattacattgctgCCAGCAATTCTACTTATATAGGCCCAAACTAATGGCTATTTCTTTACAATGGCAATGACCTATACT
Coding sequences:
- the LOC133838902 gene encoding cytochrome c oxidase subunit NDUFA4, producing MFLHISKIFYLVIESSWFKQFEVLKMQGLGLQSLKKNPALIPLYVCVAAGAVGAVYYMTRLATRNPDVTWNRTSNPEPWQEYKNKQYKFYSPIRDYSKTESAAPKFEE